The nucleotide window CTCTTCAGCCAGAAGTGACTATTCCTACATGCTTTTACTCAGAAGGGCCCCTGactttaataatttatttatttgtgaatTAATCTTCCCAGGGGAGGAATTCAGGTACAAATATTTACCCCAGATAAAACCTTCAgagttttcaaaatatttgtgctAACATTCTCAAGGTGAGTAATTTAGCAATTCAAATCTTTTTATGTAATTTTCCTAAAAATGGCTGACTCACACTGTGGCCCATTTGAGAGTACAAGAAAACAATCTTAATGACTTCCACTAAaatgtcaaaattattttaaacaaggCAAAAACTGGTTGTGCTCTTAATCCTGAACATCTGATCCCCAAAACCATTTGCCATGGGAGAATTTAAACATGTGCACAGGCTTACAAAAGCTGCACAAAACTAAGAGGTGTTAAGGTCAGATGAGGGCTGGAACCTCTGAAATTTCAGAGTCTAAATAGGATTTAGGAGTCTGTGTTTTCACCTAGAGAACAAAATTGGATATAATGAACACACATTGTTAAACTTCATCAGTCTCTCAGGGTTTCAGTTACTCTTACAAAAGTCAACCACTGGGATAAATACGGCTGAAAAGGTGGGGAGCCACTTTACcataaaaactatttttactCTGTAAAAGGttgcatttttcaaattttataatttctgcAGTTCTGAAAGATACAAATTCAAAGGATTTACAACAAACCTCTTTGAAAAGTAGTCAGAGGCTCAGATCCTGAACTGTTGTCATTACGTTGCAAGAGTTCTGTATTGCTACtgttttgtacctccttgatgtttctcacatgcagctcctctggcactacctctttcctcttctcacagcagccactgactccagttcccctcagccaaccaacccactcttttataacactctgcttattggctacagctgtggcctggtaaagtcaggcctgctcctagtccttaataattggctcagctgcaactctttaggaggtaagattactttctatactacctttatttacttgttctatccccctacactgAGCTACACACAATTTTCAGTGGAGGTGGGTATCCAACATAGATAAGCCATACCTTTTTAAAATGATATTATTTTACAGTAGCATACCACACCACCTGAGGTGAAATAGCTGCTCTGAGAAAGCCTTCAGGAGCTcaagggctctgctgccccttgCTGTGTTCAGGGATGAGGATCCTCCTGGATTCTGCTGAGTGCTGACTCCAGCAGGAGTCCAGGGCTGTCtccacccagggctgcagggagcagcccctgccctttgctgggctctctccagagcaggagctgctcctggagtgAAAACTGTCTGGGCTTTTGTCCTCCTGGGACACAActgccctcagctcctgctgagctccagagcagagcagagcccccagagcctACAGGTGCCACCAAGGATTTGCGCACTAATGGGGTCTCTGATAGGGGAGCACCAAGATCCTCCTGAATTTGTAAATAAAGCATCAAGGTATTTCACTTTATTTAGTGACTTGATAAACACCAATGATTCTACATTTAAATGCAAACTTAAGAATAGGTTtgattttcctggttttggtAAGGTGTGCCTTCAGTATTGGCAATTGCAATGCAGAGGTGGGGAGCATGGGTGAACTGGGAGACTTTCAAAAACAAGTGCTGCTTGCAAGAAATAAGAGGGTCAGAAATGGGAAGTTCTGGAAATTTATTTAGTCTAAATATTGGAATGAATTAACCTAATCCTTGCTTCCATTGGCTATTTAGTCAGAAGGGAGAAAGCAATGTGGGAATGTGCACTTAAATGGTGGcatttttgttagtttttgtATGCTTAAGATTTCAGACACCACTTAGTGCCAGGCAGCTCTTCAAAGACATTTTGCTTCTCCCAGGGTATTAACAGTAATGAAGATTCTTGAGATAGGGTCAGTAAATTATTTTGGTTCCTATGAGGACTGAAAATTCTGTAATGATAAGTGTGGCTTAATCCAGGAAtcacagacacaaaaaaaacctctaaaagAGGCAAACTTCTTGCATTCACCTGAAAGGGAATGGACAGAATGTCAGAAAGGGAAATGGATAAAAGACATCAGgaactttttatttcctttctacAGCAGAATAATCTGCCTTGCATATAGAGAAGAAGGAGGTGATTATCTAAACAAACTTTGCTCAATATCTTAACTACAATCTCACATGACATTCTTACACACAAGCTGGGGAAAATACCACTCTTGATCACACTCTTATAAAGCAGGTATGGGGATGGTGGGATATTGGTACCAGTTTAGAAACCAGTCGGTTCCCAACAGGGAGAGCAACCTGCCTCGGGTGCAGGAGTTTGTCTATTCAGCTTTATCAGCCCTCCTGTTAATGACGGAACAACAAGTAAACTGATTAAATTCACAGCTGACACCAGTCTGGGGGAGCTGTAAATACACTGTGAGGAAGGATTAGAATTCAAAATGTTCATGACAAGCTGGAGAAATAAGAGGTGGGGAAAGTAAAAATATAGGAGGTAACTCTATTAAGACAATTGTAAAATCCCATACATGGCAGAAATAGCAGCTACTGaaatataaaatggaaataactgCATAAGCAGCAGATCTGCAGGAAAGGGTCAGTCAAAGATCACATTATGATATAGAGAATAATATAGTCTGCATGAGAAGCATGGTGGTAGTTCTGGCTGCTTGTCTGGCACACTGGAGTTATTGTGACTTCTCTGCCAGGAAGAGGTGCACAGTCCATAGGAAAAGGTGGTCTACTTAAAACTGGAGCCCACACAATAAAGGTTAAAAGAATGGGAAATGTTTAGTTGAAAGATGGAAGTGCCATTGGCACAGAGTTAAACTCTCAAGTCTGACTGAGGCTGttgtaaagaagaaaataatctgtCCCCCATGTCTGTAGTGGGTACAATCAAAGCAGGAGTTCCAACCTGCAGTGAGAACCAGGCTACAGAGCTGGAAAACTTGTAAGAGACAGGACACAAGTTGATGGCAGATTCTTCAGCAATGATGACTTTTAAAAACAGGATACAGAAGCCTAAGTATTGATTTACTAAGTCTTGATTGGTAAGGTTTGGTCTGGTGTTTCTAAATCCCTTTCAGACCACAGCACAGATACAAACCAAGGGTGAtgacacacacaaacagaaagCAGGGTATGGCCTGTTGTCAATGGCTGTGTCTTTTTAGTACACTAAATAGAAAGGATAGAAAGTATAGAAATATCTGAAAATCATGCTCAGTTGATCCGTGATGTTCATTAGACTACTGAGACAGCTGCTATTATGtgccacaaaaagaaaaatttaattttatttagttatttgTAGCTCATACATCTGACCTAATGGTCCAGCATTCCTATGGCTCCCAAGCTGCAGCTTGAAGCTACACAGAGAGCTGAAGTTGTGCAAATATGCACAATGTATGCAATGTGCACTTGGAAATTGAAAAACCCcaagatattttcattttcattcatgGCCACTAGGCACTGAGCTTGAAAAAGGTCTCATGTTTATTTCTTGTCTCATCTCAAACAGCAAACCCCTCATCAGATTAATGCTACAAAGAGGAAAGGATaaacattttataaaagaaCAGGGAATAAATGCAAACACAAATAATAACCTAAATTATCTGATAGCTGGGCTCCATCCCTACTTTTTActttacatatttatattttatattcacaTGTGAAGATGAAATTCTGTTAAATTAGGCTGACAGACTTAGAATGAGTTTCTGAATGCAGCTTGTTCTGAAAGCTTACTTACAGATCATCTCTCCCTCACTCTCATGAAATGATTTCTTCATAAGCTATTAAAgaggaagaatttaaaaaatttttcaaaTTGGCTGACGCAGAGTAGTTTGACAATTGCATGAGCTTCTATTTGCAAGAGAAATTATTCTCCAGAGAGAACAGTGCTGTTTcccttttgtttatttatttgagtTTTGTTATGGGTAATGCCCTGAAAAGTTGGAAATGCTTATAGCTCTTTTGTAAGAATATTATAAATGGATGCTTATCTCAggcagtaaatatttttatttctttaaatagaaATACCAAGTCAAGGAACAGGATTAAACAGGAAGAATAACTCATGACCAGCAACAGATCTTCCATTTGCTACAGGAAAATacttcatttaattttattttcttttttttcttcataggaACTGCAAACCAATTGCTCTATCATAATTCCTGTGGGATGCggtgctgcccacagcccagtgccagccctgccttccttccccacGCAGGTGCAAAGGAGAAAACAGCTCAGTCCTGGGCAGAGccccctgggcagcaccagagctccAGAGAGAGAGGTCACAGGCAGAGAATGGCCAAGGCCACAGTGCCTCCACTGCCACCCCAatggctgcactgctgctctctgtgtcctgcctgtcctgcaagcactgctgctctctgtgtcctgcctgtccccctggctgcactgctgctctctgtgtcctgccccaatggctgcactgctgctctctgtgtccTTACCCCAccctggctgcactgctgctctctgtgtccTTACCCcaccctggctgccctgcctgcagcaccacagaTGAGAGCAGCCCCgcaggctctggctgcagacCCTGGTGCAGGTTCCAGGACCCTCAGGAtgtcacacagggcaggggcacTCGGCACACACCACACCTCACCAAACTCAGGACATGGAAGTTTGGCTGCCTTGCAGTCTCTAACTCCACACAaatgctgtgtgtccctgctgctgcctgatgagccaccagcacagctcgCTCCTGTGACTCAGAAATGGCAGAAAGTACCCAAAACCAAAGGGGCACATCAGGTGCCCAAGGATCTTGGGCACTTGATGTTTCCCTCAGACTACAAATGTCCCTTctttcagctgctccagctgctgccataTGTGGAGAAAAGCAGTCAGCTCCATCACTTACTCCCAAAGACATAAAAGTTTCCTTGTCTGGGTGGTGTTTTTATGGAAAACCATTCTATCAAAAAACCAGTGAGAGCAGATCCGACTGCTGGAGACACAAGAAAGGAGGCTACAGCTTGCTATAAAAGGATTCTCCCCTACGCAGTGTTTTCCTCATCATGTTTAACTCTGTGCTGGACAAATCAAACAACAGGACATCAAACAGCAGAGTAATGCAATAGCAATGGTCATTGCAAAACAAGCCCACCAATCCTAAAGGTCATAGCATGGACTGAGAGCTTGTGAGCAGAGTCTGCTACAAAGCTCACTGCAGAACAAAATTCTTCCTATGCAGTCCAGAGAGCCTTGCAGTTGTTTTGACTTGTCTGTCTTGTATAGCCCAGGAATCTTTAGGACATAGTTTGAAACTCGGGATACAAAAGATCTCCTAGAACTGGAACAAAAGCAGAGATCTATTTTTTTTTGAGCAGTGATTGTAACACAAGTGCATGGTCAGGTCACTGTGGGCTTTCTTCCCAGTAACTGCTGTCTGCTTTAAAGGCTGTCAAGCCCATTATTCACACCTCTTTGTaaccagaaaattaaaacacaggCAGTGGGTAACAACAGACTTTAATGATACACCTGGTTAGTGCTTAGTGACCATCTTTCAGGCTCAAAATGAATGCCAAATCACCCTGGCTATTGCATTCCTTGTAGTTATCATCCCTTCTCCTTTTCAGAATACATCTTTCTGACAGCGGCCCACAGCCactatttccttttcattctcTGAATTGCAGAGCGCTACAAATACATCATTTCACTTTGCTGCAGTCCTTTCTGTCCCCTTGATCATCTCCTTTACACCTGCAtttctgcttccctccctcATGTGCAGTACATCAAAAGAGAGCAGCAAGTAGGTTTTTCCAGGGACAGCATCCCAGCTGGGGTAGACAGCACAAATGCCACTGCAGTCAGAAACATTGCTGTATTTAAGCCAGCTAAAATTCTGTCCTTAGTATGTATCTCAAAATGCCTTAAAATTCAATAAAAGCTTTACAATTCTCTTTTTTGAGTAGTGACTGCTGCCTCAGGAATTTCCTTGTGAAAGTATTAACCTCAATTGCAGTTCACTACTTTGTGATTCAAAGAGTAAACAATGAATgattctcctttcctccttccattTGTTGTGACCCCTTAAAAATTGGTTCATGCCGctaagaagtaatttttttaatagcaccTGGATGTTTGCTTCCTGTATTTTACAAACTTAAACCTTTGCATTTGGCTCTTAGCTGAACATTTTTGTGTCTATTTATAAAACTTGACTATAAAACTTTCAAATGCTTTAAACCCAAGCAATTTCACTGTATTACCACACTGCAAGTATGGTTTTTCCCAGCTGAGAGACTGCCAGTGAATGAAGGTGGGAAGAGCTGCAAAGGAGGTGGTGTTAGGCTTGGGCTGATGGACAATCCTGGCTTCTCTGAgggctcagctccctctgaaCACTGCACAGCGCCCAGGAGCACAGTGATCTGAAAAACTTATAAATACCCTGAAGAAATACTAGTTGTCCTGTTTCACTGAAGCCCAGAGCTAAAGTAACACATTCAATATCCCAATATTCAAAAATGAAGTTAGTTAATTCTGTATTTCCCTGGCTAATGATCCAAGCAATTGGCATTCCTTTAGCTCTACTTTCCCTcatacataaagaaaaaaaattgtctctCTCACATAACTATCTTGGATCTGATGTAGTGTATGATACTGGTAAGATTAACACCCACAATTTTACCATTGCAGAAGCTGACAGTCCCATTCCTTACTCAGCTGGCAGAAGACGTGAACTgggaaaaaggattttctttgcaattttcTTGCATTGAGAATTGTTCCAGAGTAGTAAAAGCTACTCTTTTCTCTCCACAGAAATCTCACCCTGTTAAACTGATCTTGTGACAGCCAAATTCACATTTCAGCTGCATCAGTGGGaagtgctgtgggcagggcaaTGCCCAGAGAGGAGAGCATTTCTTAGTTCATGGGATGATGAAACACACATGAACTCTCCATGCTCCAGCCAGCTTCTGAGCAATTTCTCTGCACCCCAGTCTGATGTTGCACTGCCTCAGCACTGCTTACTTCTCTCTTAGGAAAGAAATCActgctccttaaaaaaaaaaaggaaaaaaaaagcagaagggcTTCAGTGGAGCAGACATAGAAGAGCAGAGGCTAACTAACCCCAAAACTTCAGAGGCATCATTGACATGCACCTCAACAATTATACTTTAAACTATTTCTAAATCCACAAAAACTTTTGTATTCATCCATATAAAACAGTTTATGTTGCTCAAGCACCAGTTTCCATTTTgattaatgaagaaataaaaatgcaaactaCTTTTAGACAACCAGCACACAAGTGAGCAAACCGCCCAATTGTGCCTTAATAAAGcttctccctcttccctccctgcctgctcaaATTCACTTGTTTTAGATGAGTGCATGAAGTCACCACAAGGCAGATTAATTTCAAAGGctcatggcttttttttttttttaaatgcctgtGACGAGCGAGAGTCAGACCAACAAACTCACCAGGAAAGGATAAAACATTCACCCTGCCCAAAGCAAAAATGCCTAGAActttctcccctcccttccttcttccccctgtcccgcctccctcccctcccacatGTCCCGCGCCTCCCCCGGGCCAGCGTTACCTAATTTCCACACAAACACGCACTTTCTGGCAGCATCACCTCCACGCAGCTCTGGCCTTGTGTCCGGTCACATCTTGGTTTAGGGGAGCAGAGGTGAAGAGCTACAGCAGAGGGGTTCTGCAAGGTAATCAACttgttggattttttctttttgtttgtaatGCCTGACTAATGGTTAAGTAGATGGACCAAGAAAAAACTCCTGGCAAACTGCCTTGCTGGAATTTGTTGAAGTAGAAAAGCCTATTTTTCTacaatacaaaaatacaaagtcagaaatagattttaaaacattttggctTGCTTgcttcctgcagggaaacagATGTAATGTTTGAGATCAAGatctaatttaaaatatgtaatcACTAGAATTTCTTTTAGGCATGGGTGCCAGTTGTATGTGTGTTTAAATACATGTATGCATTCTGATTGAGTTTCAGTTCATCACTTTGGACAGGTTTAGCAAGCAGCAGTCCCCtgggaccctgctccagctgtttcACTCAGCTCCCCACTGGCTGTGGGTGAATTCTTTGTATCTCCCTGTATCTTTTGCAGGCTCGAAATTGCCAAGATGTTTCTGATTCTTTCTCTGGTCATTGGGCTCACCCTGTCTGCCTCTGGTGTCATGACAGACAAGGAAGCTGACCCACACCAGGAGTCACTGtatgaaatacagaaacaaGTGAACGACCTCTGGCAGAATTTGCTCTATCCAGTAACACGTGGCAATGACACCAATGGGATGATTTACGCCACTTGTGAAATGAAGCCCAGCTCCAAAATAGATGCTGACAAGCCACAAGTGACTGGACAAGTCTTATTCAGGCAGAGTTACTCATATGGAAGACTGGAAGCCTTATTTTACTTGGATGGGTTTCCACTGGATAACAACCAATCCAGCAGAGCTATACACATCCACGAGCTTGGAGACCTCAGCAATGGCTGTGATTCTACAGGGGGACACTATAACCCTTTCAGAGTGAACCACCCTCGGCACCCAGGAGATTTTGGCAACTTCCTTCCTAAAGAaggcaaaatcagaaaatacaaaacaaacctcTCTGCCACAGTCTTTGGTCCATATTCCATCATGGGCAGATCTGTTGTGATCCACGAGCAGGAAGATGACATGGGCAAGGGCAATAATAAGGCCAGtttggaaaatggaaatgctggGAAACGTCTGGCTTGCTGTGTGATTGGGATAAGCAACAAGAACTTGTGGGAAGAGAAGCTGCCTGAGGTTATGGACAAGAAGAAGAGAGGGCTCAACAGAAGAACATACAGCCAGGCTTAGGTGAAGTCCAAAGTGCCAGCTACAGCCTGGGCAGCACAAAGTAACTCAGCCTGTGCTGTTGCCCACCAAGATATATGGCTAAAGGATCCCTATTTGCTTGCTCCTCTATGAAATGTATATCACTTTTGTAGAGCTTCCTTTATGTAAGCCATCAATAAAACCAGCATCAGCTCAACATTGTGAGTGTTTTCTTGAAGGAGCAAAGATTCCCTTTTGTGCAGTGGAAGTTGAATGCATGTAAGAAGAGTACAGATGGATAGGGTGTGTGGGCTAAAGAATCTGTGCACTGCAGGGGCCTTTTAAGGGATTGTTAGatactaaaggaaaaaaagtaagaatTTGCCTCTCATTAGACACTCTTCTGTAGTTAGATGCCAACTTGAAAGCAGAAAGGTCTCCACGCTGTTAACAGTGTTGGGTGTTGTGTTGCAGGACTTTGGTAGTGACTTCCCCAAGAAATAAGGGAAAGTACAGAAATTTCTTTGTTGAACTTGAGATCCATCATGTTATTCTGCTTCTGTAAGTCTCCAGTCTGTGCCTGTTAGTACCAAAGTTATATACAGAAGTTATAAAGCTGCTTAGGTAATGATGATAAAGTTAGCAGATCAGggagaaatattattttcaaagcGAAAAAATACTGAGTATTTTACTTCATACAAAACTGTAGGAACAAAGTCAGTTTGGGCTGGGAGAAGTGACAGTGAAAAGATTTAAGTAAGAtaattttcagatttaaaaCTTTCACTTAATAAGGCTTTACTTCTTAAATTTAATACAACTCAGAATATTAAAACACCACCCCATGGCTATCATTCATCTAATActaagaagagaaaaggaaacaagcagGTAGAACAAGTGtatcagtaaatatttttattaaagatgACAAAATTTATTAATATAGTTTAACCACATTGTGCTATTAATCCAAGCAGCAACAAAAGACTAGTttgcaaataaattaaactgCATAATTTAGAAAGCAAACTACAAAACAGAAGCTGGTAAACAAAATGCTATCTTTTAGAAATGCAGCAGATTTTCAACTTAATCTCAGTTAAGATTTTGAAATACATTCCTGAGCTCATAGGGATTAAAGAAATTCCACTATCTTTATTATACAAATTCCCATATGCTTAAAAATAGTCTCACTTagaaaagaagcagcattctAAAAGATGCTTCTTAATCTGTCATTTTCACACACTTATTTTACAAATTCAgttaacattattttttcaataacCACATTATCCTACTTTCAAATGAAATCCTTCTCACACATAATGCATGACTTGACCTTTAGGTACAACAACCTCCTTAAAATGAGTTTGTGAAATGCAGCTTCTCCATACTCCTGCCACAAAATTCCCTCCCCAGTTTGCTTCCCCAAAGCCCAACACCAAGAAGGCTTACATGTCTGGTTGTGATTTCTGCACTTCTAAAGtagaagaaaaagggaacacaggtcttaaaaaacaaaaaacaaaaccaaccccacCAAATCTAAGGTAGAGTTGAGtccacaaaaaaccacaagttaaatttactgggaaaaaaacccattgtTATATTAGCACAATGATATCAATTAAAGCAATATCCAAGGAAGATACTG belongs to Zonotrichia leucophrys gambelii isolate GWCS_2022_RI chromosome 4, RI_Zleu_2.0, whole genome shotgun sequence and includes:
- the SOD3 gene encoding extracellular superoxide dismutase [Cu-Zn] yields the protein MFLILSLVIGLTLSASGVMTDKEADPHQESLYEIQKQVNDLWQNLLYPVTRGNDTNGMIYATCEMKPSSKIDADKPQVTGQVLFRQSYSYGRLEALFYLDGFPLDNNQSSRAIHIHELGDLSNGCDSTGGHYNPFRVNHPRHPGDFGNFLPKEGKIRKYKTNLSATVFGPYSIMGRSVVIHEQEDDMGKGNNKASLENGNAGKRLACCVIGISNKNLWEEKLPEVMDKKKRGLNRRTYSQA